One window from the genome of Megalobrama amblycephala isolate DHTTF-2021 linkage group LG4, ASM1881202v1, whole genome shotgun sequence encodes:
- the rhobtb4 gene encoding rho related BTB domain containing 4, translating into MDIDTDYERPNVETIKCVVVGDNAVGKTRLICARACNATLTQYQLLATHVPTVWAIDQYRVCQEVLERSRDVVDEVSVSLRLWDTFGDHHKDRRFAYGRSDVVVLCFSLANPNSLRHVRTMWFPEIKHFCPRTPIILVGCQLDLRYADLDAVNRARRPLAKPIKPTDILPPERGHEVAKELGIPYYETSIVAQFGVKDVFDNAIRAALISRRHLQFWKSHLKKVQRPLLQAPFLPPRPPRPVVGIPDPPPMDGEGPDSLFCQPLCADVLFLLQAGTTRVFAHKVYLATSCSKFYDLFTMDLGAAGMEEGEESSEGSEEEEQSRRGAKEQAGRTKSLDIDKEGEGGTRGSNKLLMLQQGSLRTSQSDNALPARGQCSLGPLGAGRALLGWGRGFLGVYLEMVNDPVTGRMRLMTVVSMDDLIQKGPFQAVLQYLYTGHLDEKRGDLMQVATIAELLEVFDLRMMVANVLNRESFMNQEITKAFHVRRANRIKECLSKGTFADVVFRLDDGYLPAHKPLLISSCDWMAAMFRGSFKESYIEEVSIPNTSCACMRAVLEFLYCGVLTPCPELEPMDLIILSNRLCLPRLVALTEQHAIEELLQLSVKGVDIDGQVLAYLEMAQFHNAKQLSAWCLHHICTNYNRVCRKFPKDMKTMSPENQKHFEKHRWPPVWFLKEEDRYLRSQKEREREEEILRKQHTKRGWCFWRHPSSSAPHIS; encoded by the exons ATGGATATAGACACAGATTATGAGCGACCCAATGTGGAGACCATAAAGTGTGTGGTGGTGGGTGATAACGCAGTGGGCAAGACCCGGTTAATCTGTGCCCGTGCCTGCAATGCCACCCTTACTCAGTACCAGCTGCTTGCCACCCACGTGCCAACTGTCTGGGCCATCGACCAATACCGTGTGTGCCAGGAG GTGCTGGAGAGGTCACGAGATGTGGTGGACGAGGTCAGTGTCTCCCTCAGGCTGTGGGACACATTTGGAGATCATCACAAAGACAGACGCTTTGCTTATGGCAG ATCAGATGTGGTAGTGCTGTGCTTCTCTTTGGCCAATCCGAACTCCCTGCGCCATGTCCGCACGATGTGGTTCCCTGAGATTAAGCACTTCTGCCCCCGCACCCCGATCATCCTGGTGGGCTGCCAGCTGGACCTGCGCTATGCTGATCTGGACGCTGTTAACCGGGCTCGCCGGCCTCTGGCCAA ACCCATCAAACCTACAGACATCCTGCCCCCAGAACGAGGCCATGAGGTTGCTAAGGAACTTGGCATTCCATACTACGAAACAAGCATTGTCGCTCAGTTCGGTGTAAAGGATGTGTTTGACAATGCTATCCGTGCTGCACTCATCTCTCGACGCCACCTTCAGTTCTGGAAGTCCCATTTAAAGAAGGTTCAGCGTCCCCTTCTCCAGGCCCCCTTCCTCCCCCCCAGACCACCACGACCTGTGGTGGGCATCCCCGATCCTCCTCCCATGGATGGAGAAGGTCCGGACTCTCTTTTCTGCCAGCCGTTGTGTGCAGATGTCTTGTTTCTCCTCCAGGCTGGTACAACTCGTGTCTTCGCCCACAAGGTGTACCTGGCCACTTCCTGCTCAAAGTTCTATGACCTTTTCACTATGGACCTTGGAGCGGCagggatggaggagggtgagGAGAGCTCAGAGGGGAGCGAGGAAGAGGAGCAGAGCCGAAGAGGAGCCAAAGAACAGGCTGGGCGAACCAAGAGCCTGGACATTGATAAGGAGGGTGAAGGTGGCACTAGGGGTTCAAATAAGCTGCTCATGTTGCAGCAGGGCTCACTGAGGACTTCACAGAGCGACAACGCTCTGCCTGCCAGGGGCCAGTGCTCTCTGGGTCCCCTGGGAGCAGGCCGTGCTCTTTTAGGATGGGGCCGTGGTTTCTTGGGGGTGTACCTGGAGATGGTGAATGACCCCGTGACAGGTCGGATGAGACTCATGACAGTAGTGTCCATGGATGATCTCATTCAAAAAGGGCCTTTCCAG GCAGTGCTGCAGTACCTATACACGGGTCACCTGGATGAGAAACGTGGGGACCTGATGCAGGTGGCAACCATCGCTGAGCTTCTAGAGGTCTTCGACTTGCGTATGATGGTGGCCAACGTCCTGAACCGTGAGAGCTTCATGAACCAGGAGATCACCAAAGCCTTCCATGTGCGCCGTGCCAACCGCATCAAAGAGTGCCTGAGCAAGGGCACCTTTGCtg ATGTGGTGTTCCGATTAGATGACGGATATCTGCCAGCCCACAAGCCACTGCTCATCTCAAGCTGTGATTGGATGGCAGCCATGTTTCGTGGATCCTTCAAGGAGAGCTACATTGAGGAG GTGTCTATCCCCAACACCAGTTGTGCCTGTATGAGAGCCGTTCTGGAGTTTCTCTACTGTGGTGTATTGACACCATGCCCTGAACTGGAGCCAATGGACCTTATAATACTATCTAACCGCCTCTGTCTTCCCCGCCTTGTAGCTCTAACAG AGCAACATGCCATTGAGGAGCTGTTGCAGTTGTCCGTTAAAGGGGTGGACATTGATGGACAGGTGCTGGCCTATCTGGAGATGGCTCAG TTCCACAATGCCAAACAGCTCTCTGCCTGGTGTCTGCATCACATCTGCACCAACTACAATAGAGTTTGTCGCAAGTTCCCTAAAGACATGAAGACTATGTCTCCTG AAAACCAGAAACACTTTGAGAAGCATCGCTGGCCCCCTGTTTGGTTCCTGAAGGAGGAAGACCGCTACCTCCGTTCTCAAAAAGAGCGAGAGCGCGAGGAAGAGATTCTACGCAAGCAGCACACCAAACGGGGCTGGTGTTTCTGGAGACATCCATCCTCCTCAGCACCCCACATTTCCTGA